One Setaria viridis chromosome 5, Setaria_viridis_v4.0, whole genome shotgun sequence genomic region harbors:
- the LOC117857556 gene encoding uncharacterized protein, which yields MLPLPPAISPARLHKLVTSQPNPLLALELVTITSPTTTPHPATLHSLLLRLARRRDHLPHALALLRRLPSPPSPRLLLPLILAVLRLRRQPQLFLSTFNSLFVSGRSPLPLHPQVLLRLLGVLSSTVSHFPSALHLLRLVSSRLPLPTPLVLASHNLLIEAAARSGYVAVSLSLFHRLRSLHVSPDADTYRILTQSLCRKAQVRTAATLLDEMLHRGIPADPLAYTTVLNALCRKKQLREAYRLLCLMRGRGVSPDIVHYNTVIVGMCREGRPLDACKVVGDMVDSGCTPNAATYATLVNGLCVSGLYEKAEAYLVDMVGKGIVPHFSLFHSVIKGYCGVGKVEEAAQIMTWMLDLGVTPHVESWSSVIRCVCNDEDCVEAVLLQLVTGRRHGLSTSSTLK from the coding sequence ATGCTCCCATTGCCGCCGGCGATCTCGCCGGCGCGGCTACACAAGCTGGTGACCTCGCAGCCAAACCCGCTCCTCGCGCTGGAGCTCGTCACCATCACCTCCCCGACTACCACTCCGCACCCTGCCACGCTCCACTCTCTCCTgcttcgcctcgcccgccgccgtgaccACCTACCCCACGCGCTagcgctcctccgccgcctcccgtcccCGCCGTCTCCACGCCTTTTGCTCCCGCTCATCCTCGCagtgctccgcctccgccggcaaCCTCAACTCTTCCTCTCCACCTTCAACTCCCTCTTCGTCTCCGGCCGTAGCCCCCTGCCGCTCCACCCACAGGTCCTTCTTCGCCTCCTTGGCGTCCTCTCCTCCACTGTCTCCCACTTCCCATCCgcactccacctcctccgcctcgtctcctCGCGGCTACCCCTCCCCACGCCACTCGTCCTCGCCTCCCACAACCTGCTAATTGAGGCCGCCGCTCGCTCTGGCTACGTCGCCGTTTCACTATCCCTCTTCCACCGTCTCCGCTCACTCCATGTATCTCCCGACGCTGACACCTACCGCATCCTTACCCAGTCGCTCTGCCGCAAGGCCCAGGTCCGCACTGCGGCTACACTGCTCGACGAAATGCTGCACAGGGGCATCCCTGCTGATCCGCTGGCATACACCACCGTGCTGAACGCCCTCTGCCGCAAGAAGCAGCTTCGAGAGGCATACCGCTTGCTTTGTCTCATGCGAGGCCGTGGAGTTTCCCCAGACATTGTGCATTACAACACGGTCATTGTTGGGATGTGCCGCGAGGGGCGGCCATTGGATGCCTGCAAGGTTGTTGGTGATATGGTTGACAGTGGATGCACACCGAATGCAGCGACATATGCAACATTGGTAAATGGGCTGTGTGTAAGCGGATTGTACGAAAAGGCGGAGGCGTACCTGGTGGATATGGTGGGTAAAGGGATTGTGCctcatttttctttgtttcattCAGTTATCAAGGGTTATTGTGGAGTTGGGAAAGTGGAGGAAGCTGCACAAATCATGACTTGGATGCTTGATCTTGGAGTGACTCCGCATGTTGAGAGCTGGAGTTCAGTGATCAGATGTGTTTGTAATGACGAGGATTGTGTTGAGGCAGTACTGTTGCAGTTGGTGACAGGAAGGCGGCATGGTTTAAGCACAAGCAGTACCTTAAAATGA
- the LOC117857069 gene encoding cell number regulator 5 has protein sequence MAGKGSYVPPQYIPLYGLDTEEDRVPAVEENHATSHNNKLSRDPTQWSSGICACFDDPQSCCIGATCPCFLFGKNAQFLGSGTLAGSCTTHCMLWGLLTSLCCVFTGGLVLAVPGSAVACYACGYRSALRTKYNLPEAPCGDLTTHLFCHLCAICQEYREIRERTGSSSSSAPNVTPPPVQTMDEL, from the exons ATGGCCGGAAAAGGAAGCTATGTTCCACCGCAGTATATTCCTTTATACGGCCTAGATACTGAAGAGGATCGTGTTCCTGCTGTAGAAGAGAACCATGCCACAAGCCATAATAATAAGCTAAGCCGGGATCCAACACAATGGTCTTCTGGCATTTGTGCTTGTTTTGATGATCCACAGAGCT GTTGTATTGGTGCAACTTGCCCCTGTTTCCTTTTTGGAAAGAACGCACAATTCTTGGGATCTGGAACCCTTGCTGGATCATGCACTACACATTGCATGCTTTGGGGCCTTCTTACAAGTCTCTGCTGTGTGTTTACTGGAGGCCTTGTATTAGCAGTTCCAGGGTCTGCTGTTGCTTGTTATGCTTGTGGATATCGCAGTGCACTAAGAACAAAGTACAATCTTCCG GAAGCACCTTGTGGCGATTTGACGACACATTTATTCTGTCACTTGTGTGCCATATGCCAGGAGTACAGGGAGATCCGGGAGAGAACAGGCAGTAGCTCATCTTCAGCTCCTAACGTGACTCCACCTCCAGTTCAGACAATGGATGAGCTTTGA
- the LOC117857067 gene encoding putative serpin-Z12 yields MSSPPRWDGWPETDGDDRTPVATRTASRGIGGGRPRDANTGRGQGAGNLLSFGATPPGPWFAFAPPHPCAPPLRQHVRAPVFAQPPRDPFPWSTPVFANPFDDPRLALTMPCPWGPPSQVPFGGSGGGAAAPKGGGGDPGVLFPGSARPVRTDCDADGGASCLPLARQVALRTAGGGEARNFIVSPLSFHAALALVAAGTRGETQRELLSFLGSDSLDDLCRAAATVLVGRLPDVAETASFACGVWVDRNRFLTPEFANTAASRYAAVAEPVDFSSEPEMARRRVNAFVSEATKGLITDVLPPGSVDSSTVLVLANALYFKGTWARPFDPFRTFTAPFHLPGGDTVSAPFMTANLFNEQLIAVFPGFKALKLPYKSGGGHQAAFHMLLLLPDGEALKIGDLYDRAVSTPGFIRKHTPVDEVTVGRFMVPKFKFTFDFEASEDMKKLGVTRAFRGGDFSGMVTSGDGLFISGVYHKATIEVDELGTVAAAATAVCIQQCARMARLPPVDFVADRPFLFAIVEERSGVVMFLGHVVNPLAG; encoded by the coding sequence GCAACCTGTTGAGCTTCGGGGCCACGCCGCCGGGGCCTTGGTTCGCCTTCGCCCCGCCGCACccgtgcgcgccgccgctccgccagcACGTCCGCGCGCCCGTTTTCGCGCAGCCACCCCGTGATCCTTTCCCGTGGAGCACGCCCGTGTTCGCGAACCCATTTGACGATCCTCGTTTAGCGTTGACCATGCCATGTCCATGGGGGCCGCCCAGCCAGGTGCCCTTTggaggctccggcggcggggccgcggccccgaaaggcggcggcggcgatccgggTGTGTTGTTCCCTGGCAGCGCCCGTCCTGTCCGCACGGACTGCGACGCCGACGGCGGGGCGTCGTGCCTGCCCCTCGCGAGGCAGGTCGCCCTgcggacggcgggcggcggagaggcGCGCAACTTCATCGTCTCGCCGCTGTCCTTCCACGCGGCGCTCGCTCTGGTGGCCGCCGGCACGCGCGGGGAGACGCAGCGCGAGCTCCTGAGCTTCCTCGGCTCGGACTCGCTCGACGACCTGTGCCGCGCCGCGGCCACCGTGCTGGTCGGCAGGCTCCCCGACGTTGCGGAGACGGCGTCGTTCGCCTGCGGCGTCTGGGTCGACCGGAACCGGTTCCTCACGCCGGAGTTCGCAAACACCGCCGCGTCGCGCTACGCCGCGGTCGCGGAGCCCGTGGACTTCTCCTCGGAGCCCGAGATGGCGAGGCGGCGAGTCAACGCCTTCGTGAGCGAGGCGACAAAAGGCCTCATCACCGACGTCCTCCCTCCCGGCTCCGTCGACTCGTCCACGGTGCTCGTCCTCGCCAACGCTCTCTACTTCAAGGGAACGTGGGCCCGGCCGTTCGACCCGTTCAGGACCTTCACCGCGCCGTTCCATCTCCCCGGCGGCGACACCGTGTCCGCGCCGTTCATGACGGCGAACCTATTCAACGAGCAGCTGATCGCCGTGTTCCCGGGATTCAAGGCGCTTAAACTGCCATacaagagcggcggcggccaccaaGCTGCGTTCCACATGCTTCTGCTCCTCCCCGACGGCGAGGCTCTCAAGATCGGTGACCTCTACGACAGGGCCGTCTCGACGCCGGGGTTCATCAGGAAGCACACGCCGGTGGACGAGGTCACGGTGGGGCGGTTCATGGTCCCAAAGTTCAAGTTCACGTTCGATTTCGAGGCGTCGGAGGACATGAAGAAGCTGGGGGTCACCAGAGCCTTCCGAGGCGGCGACTTCTCCGGTATGGTGACCAGCGGAGACGGGCTTTTTATCAGTGGAGTGTACCACAAGGCCACCATAGAGGTTGACGAGCTGGGCACCGTGGCTGCCGCAGCCACGGCTGTGTGCATACAGCAGTGTGCACGCATGGCACGGCTGCCGCCGGTGGATTTTGTGGCGGACCGGCCGTTCTTGTTCGCCATcgtggaggagaggagcggcGTCGTGATGTTCCTTGGGCATGTGGTGAACCCTCTGGCTGGGTGA
- the LOC117857068 gene encoding SUN domain-containing protein 1 produces MASPSLAAAATGPASSPLALDAIPIASRPPAAAPRKRPVLLLDTRPHPASPTPPLLSSTAAAAAAAASAPPAHARRKKPSHPPRPRWQTALSIAAKNAALLAALFYLGDLAWRWSHPPPPSPPPDRAALEGYAARVDEVEASLARAFKMMQVQLEAVDRKIDGEVGAARADLAVLLEEKRLALEGGLNRLDARAGELGDALAGLSRMEFLRKDEFEKFWEEVKGGLASGSGSEVDLDQVRALAREIAMREIEKHAADGIGRVDYAVASGGGRVVHHSVPYEPKRGIFSGLLGGGNPDPQKMIQPSFGEPGQCFAVQGSSGFVEIKLKSGIIPEAVTLEHVSKDVAYDRSTAPKDCRVSGWYDETSSETQSSHAAKMAALAEFTYDLDKNNIQTFDVTAPDVGVINMIRLDFTSNHGSSLLTCIYRLRVHGREPVSPGTAGFRA; encoded by the exons ATGGCGTCCCCctccctcgccgcggccgccaccggccccgcctcctccccgctagCCCTAGACGCCATCCCCATCGCCTCCcgccccccggccgccgccccgcggaaGCGCCCGGTCCTCCTCCTCGACACCCGCCCGCACccggcctccccgacgcccccgctcctctcctccaccgccgcggccgccgctgcggccgcaTCCGCTCCTCCGGCGCACGCGCGGCGCAAGAAGCCCTCCCACCCGCCCCGGCCGCGGTGGCAGACCGCGCTCAGCATCGCCGCGAAGAacgccgccctcctcgccgcgctgtTCTACCTCGGCGACCTCGCCTGGCGCTGGTCCCACCCGCccccgccctccccgccgcccgaccgcgcCGCGCTCGAGGGCTACGCCGCCCGCGTCGACGAGGTCGAGGCCTCCCTCGCCCGTGCCTTCAAGATGATGCAGGTGCAGCTTGAGGCCGTCGACCGCAAGATCGACGGCGAGGTCGGCGCCGCCAGGGCCGACCTCGCCGTGCTGCTGGAGGAGAAGCGGCTCGCGCTCGAGGGCGGGCTCAACCGTCTCGACGCGAGGGCCGGCGAGCTCGGCGACGCGCTGGCGGGGCTCAGTCGGATGGAGTTCCTCCGGAAGGACGAGTTCGAGAAGTTCTGGGAGGAGGTGAAGGGCGGCCTGGCCTCGGGTTCCGGGAGTGAGGTCGATCTGGACCAGGTCCGCGCCCTTGCCAGGGAGATTGCCATGAGGGAGATTGAGAAGCATGCCGCAGATGGGATCGGCAGGGTTGACTACGCTGTAGCATCGGGTGGGGGGAGAGTTGTCCACCACTCGGTGCCCTACGAGCCTAAACGTGGTATCTTCAGTGGGTTGCTGGGTGGAGGTAATCCTGACCCTCAGAAGATGATTCAGCCGAGCTTTGGGGAGCCTGGACAGTGCTTTGCTGTGCAGGGCAGCAGCGGGTTTGTGGAGATCAAGCTTAAATCAGGTATAATCCCTGAGGCAGTGACACTCGAGCATGTCTCCAAG GATGTGGCATATGATAGGTCCACAGCTCCAAAAGATTGCCGGGTGTCTGGATGGTATGATGAGACGTCCAGTGAGACCCAATCAAGTCATGCTGCCAAGATGGCTGCCCTGGCAGAATTCACATACGACTTGGACAAGAACAATATTCAGACATTTGATGTTACAGCCCCAGATGTAGGCGTGATCAATATGATCAGGTTGGATTTCACTTCGAACCACGGAAGCTCACTGCTGACGTGCATCTACCGCCTCCGGGTGCATGGCCGCGAGCCTGTCTCTCCAGGCACTGCAGGTTTTCGGGCCTGA